In the genome of Lynx canadensis isolate LIC74 chromosome X, mLynCan4.pri.v2, whole genome shotgun sequence, one region contains:
- the LOC115506879 gene encoding LOW QUALITY PROTEIN: tyrosine-protein kinase Fer-like (The sequence of the model RefSeq protein was modified relative to this genomic sequence to represent the inferred CDS: inserted 1 base in 1 codon; deleted 4 bases in 2 codons) — translation MAITRIRNEGLSHDDVTVGELLGKGTFADIYKGTLKDKTAVAIKTCKDDLSWELKLKFSQDAKILKQYNHPDIVKLIGVCTQIQPIYVIKELVRSPGGDFLSLLRKKDELKQLVKFSLDAASGWRISSKNCIHRDLAARNCLXGENNVLKISDFGMSRQEDGGVYSSSDLKQIPIKWTAPEALNYGRYRSESDAWSLGILLWETFSLGVCPHPGMTNQQAQEQVERRYWMSVSQQCPERIYKTMLKCWDYKLENHPKFSELQKELPSRRKSYSDETVPNSAFRTLSSGRVIFSSYYPCVYTTLPRTFS, via the exons ATGGCCATAACTAGAATAAGAAATGAGGGTCTCAGTCATGATGATGTCACAGTAGGAGAATTACTGGGCAAGGGAACTTTTGCTGACATATAT AAGGGCACATTAAAGGATAAAACTGCTGTTGCCATTAAAACATGTAAAGATGATCTTTCCTgggaactgaaattaaaattttcacaaGATGCCAAAATCCTCAAGCAATATAATCATCCTGATATTGTCAAACTTATAGGAGTTTGCACACAAATACAGCCTATCTATGTCATTAAGGAATTGGTT AGGAGTCCAGGAGGCGACTTCCTCTCCCTTCTGAGAAAGAAGGATGAACTAAAACAGTTAGTGAAATTTTCATTAGATGCTGCTTCTGGATGGCGAATTTCGAGTAAAAATTGTATACACAGGGACCTTGCTGCAAGAAACTGCC GAGGTGAAAATAATGTTCTGAAAATCAGTGACTTTGGAATGTCTCGTCAAGAGGATGGTGGTGTGTATTCATCTTCTGACTTAAAGCAGATTCCCATTAAATGGACAGCACCAGAAGCTCTTAATTATGGGAGATATCGTTCTGAGAGTGACGCATGGAGCTTGGGCATCCTCCTCTGGGAGACCTTCAGCTTAGGGGTCTGTCCACACCCTGGAATGACAAATCAGCAAGCACAAGAGCAAGTGGAAAGAAGATACTGGATGTCAGTCTCTCAGCAATGTCCAGAGCGTATTTATAAAACAATGCTGAAGTGCTGGGATTACAAACTTGAAAACCACCCCAAGTTCAGTGAACTTCAGAAAGAACTGCCATCAAGAAGAAAGTCATATAGTGATGAAACAGTGCCAAACTCAGCCTTTAGGACTCTATCTTCCGGCAgagtaatattttcttcttattaccCATGCGTTTATACCACATTACCCAGAACATTCTCCTAA